The Streptomyces sp. NBC_01275 genome has a segment encoding these proteins:
- a CDS encoding MFS transporter — translation MPSHALKRSTLLTLCACVLVAQSMVAAINLLIPQLSSSPLHPSHTEVLWTVDAYVIVFAGLLVPAGALGDRYGRKGALLAGLGLFAAGAAVSACAQDPALLIAGRGVSGAGAALVTPATMSILVHLAGPQRRAQAMASWTLAIGLGGMFGNLGGGLVGQYLTWRALFAAMVPLAALLALAVAATTPRTARSTHSRLDPWGTLLLTAGLVAVLHGIIEGPDHGWTSPLILGSFTTGAALIAGFTLRSLRSPAPLFDPRVFRSARLRATSLGMTTGFFGLFALFFVNSQYLQEVKGYEPAVTGVAIVPLIVGMALVPKFAARFSTHPRPVVGTGLALIGLGLLGASTANADTPYPLYAVWLLVISAGTGLSMPALTLGVVTSLPPHQAGLGSGLGTSAREIGAALGVAIAGTALAGHADFASGMGPALRVVGLTVLAATAVVVTGFRDGSRQRPEREKELDYPSYADRYAEPREGAQDARETSGHRTEPTASQALRRGAAAAAQRAGGDPAGAGRTAGLGRIDAGQDGGR, via the coding sequence GTGCCCTCGCACGCCCTGAAACGGTCCACCCTGCTGACCCTGTGCGCCTGCGTGCTGGTCGCCCAGAGCATGGTCGCCGCGATCAACCTCCTCATCCCGCAGCTGAGTTCGTCGCCCCTGCACCCCTCGCACACCGAAGTCCTGTGGACGGTCGACGCCTACGTCATCGTCTTCGCCGGACTGCTCGTCCCGGCCGGTGCGCTCGGCGACCGGTACGGCCGCAAGGGCGCCCTGCTCGCCGGGCTCGGCCTGTTCGCGGCGGGCGCCGCCGTCAGCGCGTGCGCGCAGGACCCGGCGCTGCTGATCGCGGGCCGGGGCGTCTCGGGCGCGGGCGCGGCACTGGTCACGCCGGCGACGATGTCGATCCTGGTCCACCTCGCCGGTCCACAGCGGCGGGCGCAGGCCATGGCCTCCTGGACGCTGGCCATCGGCCTCGGCGGGATGTTCGGCAACCTGGGCGGCGGACTGGTCGGGCAGTATCTGACCTGGCGGGCGCTCTTCGCCGCGATGGTCCCGCTGGCCGCACTGCTCGCGCTCGCCGTGGCCGCGACGACCCCGCGCACCGCCCGCTCCACGCACAGCCGTCTCGACCCGTGGGGCACGCTCCTGCTCACCGCCGGTCTGGTCGCCGTCCTCCACGGCATCATCGAGGGCCCGGACCACGGCTGGACCTCGCCGCTGATCCTCGGTTCGTTCACGACCGGGGCCGCCCTGATCGCCGGCTTCACGCTTCGGTCCCTGCGCTCGCCCGCCCCGCTCTTCGACCCACGGGTGTTCCGGTCCGCCCGGCTGCGCGCGACCTCCCTAGGCATGACCACCGGTTTCTTCGGTCTGTTCGCGCTGTTCTTCGTCAACTCCCAGTACCTCCAGGAGGTCAAGGGCTACGAGCCCGCCGTCACGGGGGTCGCGATCGTCCCGCTGATCGTCGGCATGGCCCTGGTCCCGAAGTTCGCAGCCCGCTTCTCGACGCACCCTCGCCCGGTCGTCGGCACGGGACTGGCCCTGATCGGCCTGGGCCTGCTCGGCGCGTCCACCGCGAACGCCGACACGCCGTACCCCCTGTACGCCGTCTGGCTGCTGGTCATCTCTGCGGGCACGGGCCTGTCGATGCCCGCCCTGACCCTGGGCGTCGTCACCTCGCTCCCGCCCCACCAGGCGGGCCTCGGCTCCGGCCTCGGCACCTCCGCCCGCGAGATCGGCGCGGCGCTCGGCGTGGCGATCGCCGGCACCGCCCTGGCCGGACACGCCGACTTCGCCTCCGGCATGGGCCCGGCGCTGCGCGTGGTCGGACTGACGGTCCTGGCGGCGACGGCGGTGGTCGTGACCGGCTTCCGGGATGGATCACGGCAACGGCCTGAACGCGAAAAGGAGTTGGATTACCCTTCGTATGCAGATCGTTACGCTGAGCCGCGCGAGGGAGCACAGGATGCCCGCGAGACGAGTGGTCACCGGACGGAGCCAACAGCCTCGCAGGCGCTTCGCCGAGGAGCTGCGGCTGCTGCGCAACGCGCGGGGGGAGACCCTGCGGGAGCTGGGCGAACGGCTGGGCTGGGACGCATCGACGCTGGGCAAGATGGAGGGCGGTAG
- a CDS encoding LysR family transcriptional regulator, whose translation MRMTQSVAGPAAMDLNLLVALDVLLEEESVQGAARRLHLSEPAMSRTLGRIRKALGDPVLVRAGRRMVPTPRALAVRAEVSAVVERAWALFAPAEGTDLRTVTRTLTILGHDAIAAAHGPALYARAAAEAPGVRIRFLGESHVDTPFLREGTADLEVGVIDTAAPEVHREHLCDDRMMGVVRAGHPLLEGELTPERFALEADHLIVSRRGKLHGPVDAALAELGLRRRVVGTVGSLPSSLFVLRDTDLVGLNTAWGLPLAQSLGLVSFEVPLPLPPLLLGMAWHPRHDVDPAHVWLRAAVRDLVRRRSR comes from the coding sequence ATGCGTATGACGCAATCCGTGGCGGGACCTGCGGCGATGGATCTGAACCTGCTGGTCGCGCTGGACGTCCTGCTGGAGGAGGAGAGCGTCCAGGGCGCGGCCCGCCGCCTGCATCTCTCCGAACCGGCGATGAGCCGCACTCTGGGCCGCATCCGCAAGGCGCTCGGCGACCCGGTCCTGGTGCGGGCGGGCCGCCGGATGGTGCCGACGCCGCGCGCCCTGGCCGTACGGGCCGAGGTGAGCGCGGTGGTGGAGCGGGCGTGGGCGCTGTTCGCGCCGGCCGAGGGGACCGACCTCAGGACGGTGACCCGCACCCTCACGATCCTCGGCCACGACGCCATAGCGGCCGCCCACGGCCCGGCCCTGTACGCCCGCGCCGCCGCGGAGGCGCCCGGCGTCCGGATCCGCTTCCTGGGCGAGAGCCACGTCGACACGCCCTTCCTGCGCGAGGGCACCGCCGACCTGGAGGTGGGCGTCATCGACACGGCGGCCCCCGAGGTGCACCGCGAACACCTCTGCGACGACCGGATGATGGGCGTCGTACGGGCCGGACACCCGCTGCTGGAAGGCGAGTTGACGCCCGAGCGGTTCGCGCTCGAAGCCGACCACCTGATCGTGTCCCGACGCGGCAAGCTGCACGGGCCCGTCGACGCGGCCCTTGCCGAACTCGGCCTACGGCGACGGGTGGTGGGCACCGTCGGCTCCCTCCCGTCCTCCCTCTTCGTCCTCCGCGACACCGACCTGGTCGGTCTGAACACCGCCTGGGGACTGCCGCTGGCGCAGAGCCTGGGCCTGGTCTCCTTCGAGGTGCCCCTGCCCCTGCCGCCGCTCCTGCTGGGCATGGCCTGGCATCCGCGGCATGACGTCGACCCGGCCCATGTGTGGCTGCGGGCGGCGGTGCGGGATCTGGTGCGGCGGCGTTCCCGGTGA